One window of the Triticum dicoccoides isolate Atlit2015 ecotype Zavitan chromosome 3B, WEW_v2.0, whole genome shotgun sequence genome contains the following:
- the LOC119280270 gene encoding serine decarboxylase 1-like gives MLAFKQTAPKVSFTKPIGSVRASGHKFMGCPVPCGVIITRLEHVKVLSTDSEYLSSRDATIMGSRNGHAPMFLWYTLNKKGYRGIRKEVQKCLRNAHYLANRLKEMGVSASLNELSCTVVFERPQDESFVHKWQLAYEGIIAHMVVMPNVGVEKLDDFIEELATKRSCWHEGKVFNIVCVAKNIGQENCLCSLHNKDREQHLTIWS, from the exons ATGTTAGCTTTCAAGCA AACG GCCCCAAAGGTGTCATTCACAAAGCCCATCGGAAGCGTTCGTGCCTCCGGCCACAAGTTCATGGGATGTCCAGTACCATGCGGTGTGATAATAACAAGGCTTGAGCACGTAAAAGTACTTTCTACCGATAGTGAATACCTATCATCCAGAGACGCGACAATCATGGGGAGCCGCAATGGGCATGCGCCAATGTTCCTATGGTACACGTTGAACAAGAAGGGTTATAGAGGCATCCGCAAGGAAGTTCAAAAGTGCTTGAGAAATGCTCATTACCTTGCCAACCGTCTCAAGGAGATGGGAGTCAGTGCATCCTTAAACGAGTTGAGTTGCACGGTGGTCTTCGAGAGGCCACAAGACGAGAGTTTTGTGCACAAGTGGCAGCTCGCCTATGAGGGCATCATCGCACATATGGTAGTGATGCCAAACGTCGGTGTGGAGAAGCTCGATGACTTCATTGAAGAGCTTGCCACCAAGCGGAGCTGCTGGCATGAAGGCAAAGTGTTTAACATAGTATGTGTTGCAAAGAACATAGGGCAAGAAAATTGCCTTTGTAGTCTACACAATAAGGACCGGGAACAGCACCTTACAATATGGAGTTAA